A genomic region of Candidatus Cloacimonadota bacterium contains the following coding sequences:
- a CDS encoding PTS sugar transporter subunit IIA, which produces MINNSLSFNSLTIICLHKKQAEISCRDGYSMKNLIQIHKYLEPDRIIDIISDNKDEALKELSGIICNSELITDPKLFLKKIYDREKLMSTGIGYGIAVPHIRDKSIQDFVIALGRKVEGLEYESIDNKPVSLIFMIGASDTQDKDYIRLLSRLVLRLKNRSFVQKLLSAQSPQDMYSLIKTQD; this is translated from the coding sequence ATGATTAATAATTCTCTCTCATTTAATTCTTTGACAATTATTTGTCTTCATAAAAAACAAGCAGAAATATCATGCAGGGACGGCTATTCTATGAAGAACCTGATTCAAATTCATAAATACCTCGAACCGGATCGTATTATCGATATAATTTCCGATAACAAAGACGAAGCGCTGAAAGAACTTTCAGGAATAATATGTAACAGCGAACTTATTACTGACCCAAAACTATTTCTTAAGAAAATTTATGACCGGGAAAAACTAATGAGTACCGGCATTGGATATGGCATTGCTGTTCCCCACATACGTGACAAATCCATACAGGATTTTGTTATCGCACTCGGCAGAAAAGTAGAAGGGCTTGAGTATGAATCCATAGACAACAAACCGGTTTCTCTCATATTCATGATCGGTGCTTCGGATACGCAGGACAAGGATTATATTCGCCTTCTGTCCCGTCTTGTTCTTCGTCTGAAAAACAGATCATTTGTACAAAAACTCCTCTCTGCTCAATCTCCGCAAGACATGTATTCTCTTATCAAAACGCAGGATTAG
- a CDS encoding cysteine desulfurase, with translation MSEKEVYLDSCKTSKLAPEVLEAMMPYMTDKYWYPGSFTSIGTEIAEVIEDAQARVADSMNAEPEEITFTSGGTDANNIAIQGIMQANKDRGKHFICSTVSHPSVLAVFQGLEKQGFEGTYISANKDGYLNLEELKAAIRPDTVLAAFTHINHILGTIQDAKAIRDILDQADQKIYLFMDSCEAYTKIPLDVNELGIDALSISVHKFNGPKCMGILYVKKGTKIIPTQFGIVRLYKLKPGAINIPGIVGAAKAVELAFTDFDIQIAHYRELQKLLYDEIMRRIPDVVLNGPPLGERSPAHLNITFRYIEGEAIMMMLDFDNIHVETGSACSSQNLQPNYILMNTGRTHEESHGSVRFTLDRFVTKEGILKTVDALEKTAKELRRRSPLGKKEQ, from the coding sequence ATGAGCGAAAAGGAAGTATATCTCGATAGCTGCAAAACGTCCAAACTTGCACCGGAAGTACTCGAAGCTATGATGCCTTATATGACGGATAAATACTGGTATCCGGGTTCTTTTACAAGTATTGGAACAGAGATAGCTGAAGTAATTGAAGATGCACAGGCACGGGTTGCAGATTCGATGAATGCTGAACCGGAAGAGATAACCTTCACATCTGGTGGTACTGATGCTAATAATATTGCGATCCAGGGTATCATGCAGGCAAATAAAGATCGGGGAAAGCATTTCATCTGTTCGACTGTTTCACATCCATCAGTGCTGGCTGTATTTCAGGGCTTGGAAAAACAGGGCTTTGAAGGAACCTATATTTCTGCAAATAAGGACGGCTATCTGAACCTTGAAGAATTGAAAGCAGCGATCAGACCTGATACCGTGCTTGCTGCATTTACGCACATCAATCATATTCTTGGTACAATACAGGATGCAAAAGCAATTCGGGATATACTTGACCAGGCAGATCAAAAGATCTACCTTTTCATGGATTCATGCGAAGCTTATACAAAAATCCCTCTCGATGTGAATGAGCTTGGAATCGATGCACTTTCTATTTCAGTTCATAAATTCAATGGACCCAAATGCATGGGAATTCTCTATGTCAAAAAAGGAACGAAGATCATTCCGACGCAGTTTGGCATTGTACGGTTGTACAAGCTCAAACCAGGTGCGATCAATATTCCGGGTATTGTAGGAGCTGCAAAAGCAGTCGAGTTAGCATTCACTGATTTTGATATACAGATAGCACATTACAGGGAACTCCAGAAGTTGCTCTATGATGAGATAATGAGAAGAATTCCTGACGTGGTTTTGAATGGACCTCCGCTGGGAGAACGAAGTCCGGCACATCTGAATATAACCTTCAGATACATTGAAGGTGAAGCCATCATGATGATGCTCGATTTTGATAATATCCATGTCGAGACAGGTTCAGCATGCTCTTCACAAAATCTGCAACCAAATTATATTCTGATGAATACGGGTAGAACTCATGAGGAATCACATGGGTCAGTACGTTTTACGCTGGATCGGTTTGTGACAAAGGAAGGTATTCTTAAAACCGTGGATGCGCTTGAGAAAACAGCAAAAGAACTTCGTAGAAGAAGTCCCCTTGGTAAGAAGGAGCAATAA
- a CDS encoding Rrf2 family transcriptional regulator: MKISIDTDYSLRALQELAYQDKEYPYSIVKIATARKIPHKYLEKLFRRLRMAGIVTSVKGRKGGYRLSRDPSKITTKDIIKAVDGRTNIHSCNDRKSEKLCEFVDECSFQDFWNNFNTHINDFLDSYTLADFLEK, translated from the coding sequence ATGAAAATATCGATAGACACCGATTACAGTTTGCGAGCTCTTCAGGAACTTGCATACCAGGATAAAGAATATCCTTACTCTATTGTTAAAATCGCAACAGCGAGAAAAATTCCTCATAAGTATCTTGAGAAATTGTTCAGAAGATTGAGGATGGCAGGCATTGTTACATCTGTTAAAGGGCGCAAGGGAGGATACAGACTCAGCCGAGATCCTTCGAAGATAACGACAAAAGATATTATCAAGGCAGTTGATGGAAGAACAAATATTCACAGTTGCAACGACCGAAAGAGCGAAAAACTCTGTGAGTTTGTTGATGAATGCTCGTTCCAGGATTTTTGGAATAATTTTAATACTCATATTAATGACTTTCTTGATTCTTATACTTTAGCTGATTTTCTTGAAAAATAG
- a CDS encoding iron ABC transporter permease: MNKKLYLVFAFIALLIVVFISLQIGGSSVNLFSLSEIGRNILFNIRLPRILLGIAAGLILASTGGVLQGMLHNPLAEPYLLGISSGAALGSIIGLLLKKVYLMPIFGFLGALVTMILVWKIAQKQRHVDKTRLILSGVIVNMFFSAIIAFLMSVFHKDLAQIFSILMGNLGFIFSHSNAFLLWIIVGCSIVGVAVLCFFSVRLNVLSMGDYSAETLGVNVYKTRKYLFILTSFLVGIIVSFVGIIGFVGLIIPHIARLLIGSDNRYTLPLSALLGATFLVLCDTIARSVLVIEIPVGVITALFGAPFFVYLLKKK, translated from the coding sequence ATGAATAAAAAACTTTACCTTGTTTTTGCTTTTATAGCACTCCTCATTGTCGTCTTTATATCGTTACAGATCGGGGGAAGTTCAGTAAATCTTTTTTCTCTATCAGAAATCGGCAGAAATATTCTTTTCAATATACGTCTTCCGCGAATTCTTCTCGGTATTGCAGCAGGACTCATTCTTGCATCGACCGGTGGTGTGCTTCAGGGCATGCTTCACAATCCTCTTGCAGAACCTTATCTTCTTGGTATTTCTTCCGGTGCAGCACTTGGCAGCATCATCGGGCTTCTCTTAAAAAAAGTTTACCTTATGCCCATTTTCGGTTTTCTTGGTGCACTTGTAACAATGATACTTGTCTGGAAGATAGCACAAAAACAAAGGCACGTAGACAAAACCCGACTTATCCTCTCTGGTGTGATCGTCAACATGTTCTTTTCTGCGATCATTGCATTTTTGATGAGTGTTTTTCATAAAGACCTGGCGCAGATTTTCTCAATTCTTATGGGAAATCTTGGATTTATTTTCTCACATTCCAATGCTTTTCTGCTCTGGATTATTGTTGGATGTTCAATCGTCGGAGTGGCTGTTCTCTGCTTCTTTTCTGTAAGACTAAATGTCCTTTCAATGGGAGATTATTCAGCAGAAACGCTCGGTGTAAATGTCTATAAAACGCGAAAGTATCTTTTTATTCTCACTTCATTCCTCGTTGGTATAATCGTATCTTTCGTCGGGATTATCGGCTTTGTTGGTTTGATCATTCCGCATATAGCGCGTCTTTTGATCGGGTCGGATAATCGTTACACGCTTCCGCTTTCCGCTCTGCTTGGTGCAACATTCCTTGTTCTGTGTGATACTATAGCACGTTCTGTGCTTGTAATCGAAATCCCTGTTGGGGTTATTACCGCACTTTTTGGTGCACCGTTTTTTGTATATTTGTTAAAGAAAAAATAA
- a CDS encoding cation:proton antiporter — protein sequence MYTTHFIFIFLGISLIAALIFSNGAKLLKSPLIVGYIIAGALLGPSVFNFISYEQIRSLEIINVVTLSLIGFGIGGALRWSEIKKLGKVIIYTLFFESFGAFFFVSIALSLLLKSIPLGLIFGALAVATAPAATVEVVREYKAKGTLTTTLYAIVGLDDILALVIYIIIMPVALIFLGDVHTSTASSILSALGTAGLEMFLSVIIGVAIGFLMMLVSQRIHDRVKLLIFSLGIILLNCGIAEILKLSPILLNMAMGIVVINSKPINARKIFTALGDWSPPIYVWFFVLVGARLDLSLLIKFGLLAIVYILARSSGKWVGAYVGGSLSHATEPVRKYLGFCLLDQAGVAIGLALAASKTLENLGMSLYANQIISTVTATTFLVMLVGPIFLKWALFKSGEALADRGD from the coding sequence ATGTATACAACTCATTTCATTTTTATTTTTCTTGGAATATCACTCATTGCTGCGCTTATCTTCTCGAATGGTGCAAAACTTCTAAAATCACCACTTATTGTAGGTTATATTATTGCTGGAGCATTGCTTGGTCCAAGTGTTTTTAATTTTATTTCCTATGAACAGATTAGGTCACTCGAGATCATTAATGTCGTTACACTATCGCTTATCGGTTTTGGTATCGGTGGTGCGTTAAGATGGAGTGAAATAAAAAAATTGGGAAAAGTTATTATTTATACGCTGTTTTTTGAATCCTTTGGTGCGTTCTTTTTTGTTAGTATTGCGTTGAGTCTCCTTCTTAAAAGCATCCCACTTGGACTTATTTTCGGCGCACTTGCCGTTGCCACAGCTCCAGCAGCTACAGTGGAAGTTGTTCGTGAGTATAAAGCAAAAGGAACATTAACAACAACACTCTATGCAATTGTCGGATTGGATGATATTCTTGCGCTTGTTATTTATATCATCATTATGCCGGTTGCATTAATCTTTCTTGGAGATGTGCACACGAGCACAGCATCATCCATTCTTTCTGCACTGGGTACAGCTGGTCTTGAAATGTTCCTCTCCGTTATTATCGGAGTTGCAATTGGATTTCTTATGATGCTGGTGAGTCAACGCATACATGACCGGGTCAAACTCCTCATCTTTTCGCTTGGCATCATTCTTCTAAATTGCGGCATTGCTGAGATTTTGAAACTTTCTCCCATCCTTCTAAACATGGCTATGGGAATCGTGGTCATCAACTCAAAACCGATCAATGCCCGGAAAATATTCACTGCCCTCGGTGATTGGTCGCCACCGATCTATGTTTGGTTCTTCGTACTTGTCGGTGCCCGTCTTGACCTTTCATTATTGATAAAATTCGGACTTCTTGCAATTGTCTATATTCTCGCACGTTCTTCAGGCAAATGGGTAGGTGCTTACGTTGGCGGTTCGCTCTCCCACGCAACAGAACCTGTTCGGAAATATCTGGGATTCTGTCTTCTTGACCAGGCAGGTGTTGCGATCGGATTAGCTCTAGCAGCATCCAAGACCCTTGAAAATCTTGGCATGTCACTGTATGCGAACCAGATCATCAGCACCGTTACTGCAACGACGTTTCTCGTCATGCTTGTTGGACCGATATTTCTTAAATGGGCTCTATTCAAATCGGGAGAAGCCCTTGCAGACAGAGGAGATTAA
- a CDS encoding HPP family protein, translating to MRKTFRKNKTELAQHWKNYLFQSLFATVSVFLILIILKFSNAIVIASIGATVFIVFAMPNSVSARPRSIIGGHLTGLLVGSLISLIPFSSFYIEILILAASVGISMFIMVMIDCEHPPACGTALGIALIGFSWEIAFAVVIFSILLAAIHDIFKNVIRDLV from the coding sequence ATGAGAAAAACATTTAGAAAAAATAAAACTGAGCTAGCCCAGCACTGGAAAAACTATCTCTTTCAAAGCCTTTTCGCAACTGTTTCAGTATTTCTCATTCTCATCATCCTCAAATTCAGCAATGCGATCGTGATCGCTTCTATCGGTGCAACGGTCTTTATTGTATTCGCTATGCCGAACAGCGTTTCCGCACGTCCCAGAAGCATAATTGGTGGACATCTTACGGGTTTGCTCGTTGGTTCTTTGATATCCCTTATACCTTTCTCGTCTTTCTATATTGAGATACTCATACTTGCTGCATCGGTTGGAATTTCGATGTTCATAATGGTCATGATAGACTGCGAGCATCCTCCTGCATGCGGAACTGCACTTGGTATAGCTTTGATAGGATTTTCATGGGAGATAGCTTTTGCTGTTGTCATATTCTCAATACTACTTGCTGCTATCCACGATATTTTCAAGAATGTAATCCGCGACCTTGTATAA
- a CDS encoding ABC transporter substrate-binding protein: MKKSIILVFLIFMLSCTGRQPVNAPHPRIVVLSPELAEIICVLGAEEHIIGIVLECDYPDELHEINSVGSFSSPSIEKIAALEPDAVLCTGMEQEILSHQLEKLGMEVFRFFPSSLTSLYETIVSVGELLHHDQEADSLVQYMQQKIEKIPKLTNKPSVYIEIYNKPLMTASSGSFVGDLLRATGLENIFPELPREYCAVSSENIVKLDPDIIIITYPNATKKDITSRLGWQTISAVKTNNIYTTEDIDPDLLLRAGPRVVQGIQKLSELSKQNE; this comes from the coding sequence ATGAAAAAAAGTATTATCCTGGTTTTTCTAATCTTCATGCTGAGTTGTACTGGCCGCCAACCTGTAAATGCACCACATCCCCGGATTGTTGTGCTATCTCCCGAACTGGCAGAGATAATCTGTGTGCTCGGTGCTGAGGAACACATAATCGGTATCGTGCTGGAGTGTGACTACCCGGATGAGTTACATGAAATAAATTCTGTTGGCAGCTTCAGCTCACCAAGCATCGAAAAGATCGCTGCACTAGAACCGGATGCAGTACTTTGTACAGGTATGGAACAGGAGATACTATCCCATCAACTTGAGAAACTCGGAATGGAGGTTTTTCGCTTCTTTCCTTCATCATTAACATCATTATACGAAACAATAGTCTCGGTAGGTGAACTTCTTCATCATGACCAAGAAGCTGATTCACTTGTTCAATACATGCAGCAGAAAATCGAGAAAATTCCAAAACTAACCAATAAGCCATCCGTTTATATTGAAATATACAACAAACCTCTTATGACTGCGTCTTCAGGTTCCTTTGTTGGAGACCTTCTTCGAGCAACTGGTCTTGAAAATATCTTCCCTGAATTGCCGCGAGAATACTGTGCTGTCTCATCAGAAAATATCGTGAAACTCGATCCTGATATTATTATCATCACCTATCCGAATGCAACAAAGAAGGATATCACAAGCAGGCTTGGATGGCAAACCATCTCAGCAGTAAAGACAAACAACATATACACAACAGAAGATATCGATCCTGATCTGCTCCTTCGAGCTGGTCCGAGAGTTGTACAGGGCATTCAAAAACTTTCAGAATTGTCTAAGCAAAATGAATAA
- a CDS encoding ABC transporter ATP-binding protein encodes MILISDLFFAYTENPVLTGISFDVDAHDFIGVIGPNGAGKSTLLKCMCGFLDTYKGKIIIKNKQLHAYSHLERAKQISVVVQQPHFEFDFTVMDVVLMGKYPYLGFWQNYTQEHIAQTEAILQELGIEHLADRYLSELSGGEFQLIMIARALNQNTDILLFDEPASHLDIHHQIGIYSLLKKQNVIQKKTILAVSHNINLAAEFCNKILILDKGRIIAYGKTEDILRKDILKTVFHVPIEVTINPFTGKPNVLYNYAHETDKV; translated from the coding sequence ATGATACTTATTTCTGATTTATTTTTTGCATATACGGAAAATCCAGTTCTCACGGGCATTTCCTTCGATGTCGATGCTCATGATTTTATTGGTGTGATCGGTCCGAATGGCGCAGGAAAATCAACACTCCTGAAATGCATGTGCGGGTTTTTAGATACATACAAGGGAAAAATTATTATTAAAAACAAACAACTTCATGCATATTCTCATCTTGAACGAGCAAAGCAGATCTCAGTTGTGGTTCAGCAACCTCATTTCGAATTTGATTTTACGGTCATGGATGTTGTTCTGATGGGAAAGTATCCCTATCTTGGTTTCTGGCAGAATTATACACAGGAACATATTGCGCAAACTGAAGCTATCCTACAGGAACTTGGCATTGAACATCTCGCAGATAGATATCTCAGCGAATTAAGCGGAGGAGAATTCCAGCTTATTATGATAGCGAGAGCTCTCAACCAGAATACAGACATTCTTCTTTTTGACGAACCGGCATCCCATCTCGACATCCATCACCAAATCGGCATATACTCGCTTCTTAAAAAACAAAATGTAATTCAGAAAAAGACGATCCTCGCAGTCTCCCATAATATCAACCTTGCTGCCGAATTCTGTAACAAGATCCTTATCCTCGATAAAGGAAGGATAATCGCATACGGAAAAACAGAAGACATATTGAGGAAAGATATTCTTAAGACTGTTTTTCATGTGCCAATCGAGGTGACGATAAATCCTTTTACTGGCAAGCCAAATGTACTCTACAATTATGCTCATGAGACTGATAAAGTGTAA
- a CDS encoding iron-sulfur cluster assembly scaffold protein, producing MAIKYSELVIEHFKNPHNVGTLEKPDASATEGSPACGDQLTVYLKVNPETQVIEDIKFQSYGCASNIATASIITDLALGKTLKEAKEISWKQAAEELGGLPPVKMHCSVLAVDALRSAIKDWEHKHLGKELDDNLTKKNLVKELQKVIYGKVGVDIVSLRLLKYVGIDDNKNVLIELAIQKDDPFIDDLKHEINERMEKFPDIASVKISLV from the coding sequence ATGGCTATCAAATATTCGGAATTGGTGATCGAGCATTTTAAGAATCCTCATAATGTGGGAACATTAGAAAAACCTGATGCGTCTGCCACAGAGGGGAGTCCCGCTTGCGGTGATCAGTTAACCGTTTATCTGAAGGTAAATCCAGAAACGCAGGTCATTGAAGATATTAAATTTCAATCCTATGGATGTGCTTCTAATATTGCAACAGCATCGATTATAACAGACCTTGCTCTGGGTAAAACACTGAAGGAAGCAAAAGAGATCTCCTGGAAACAGGCGGCTGAAGAACTCGGTGGTCTCCCGCCCGTTAAGATGCACTGCTCAGTCCTTGCTGTCGATGCACTTCGTTCTGCGATAAAGGATTGGGAACACAAACATCTTGGCAAAGAGCTCGATGATAATCTTACAAAGAAGAATCTCGTAAAAGAATTACAGAAAGTGATCTATGGCAAAGTCGGAGTAGACATCGTAAGCTTAAGGCTGCTCAAGTATGTAGGCATCGATGACAATAAGAATGTACTGATTGAGCTGGCAATCCAGAAGGATGATCCCTTTATCGATGACCTGAAACATGAGATCAACGAACGTATGGAGAAATTTCCGGATATTGCATCAGTGAAGATTTCGCTCGTATAG